From a region of the Tateyamaria omphalii genome:
- the nth gene encoding endonuclease III, with product MAKQLDYHTIRQIFTRFHAADPEPKGELEHVNVYTLVVAVALSAQATDAGVNKATRALFQIADTPQKMLDLGLDGLTEHIKTIGLFRQKAKNVMKLSQILVDDYGGEVPNSRAALQSLPGVGRKTANVVLNMWWQYPAQAVDTHIFRLGNRTGIAPGKTVDAVERAIEDNIPADFQLHAHHWMILHGRYHCKARKPLCPTCIIRDLCPFEDKTE from the coding sequence ATGGCCAAGCAGCTCGATTACCACACGATCCGCCAGATCTTCACCCGCTTCCACGCGGCAGACCCCGAACCCAAGGGGGAGTTGGAGCACGTGAACGTCTACACCCTCGTCGTGGCGGTAGCCCTGTCTGCTCAGGCAACGGACGCAGGCGTGAACAAGGCAACGCGCGCCCTTTTCCAGATCGCCGACACGCCCCAGAAAATGCTCGACCTCGGCCTCGACGGCCTCACCGAGCACATCAAGACCATCGGCCTTTTCCGGCAAAAGGCCAAGAACGTGATGAAGCTCAGCCAGATCCTCGTCGATGACTACGGCGGCGAGGTGCCCAACTCCCGCGCCGCACTCCAATCGCTGCCCGGCGTCGGGCGCAAGACCGCCAACGTCGTCCTCAACATGTGGTGGCAGTACCCGGCCCAGGCCGTCGACACCCACATCTTCCGCCTCGGCAACCGCACCGGCATCGCACCGGGCAAGACGGTGGACGCCGTCGAACGCGCCATCGAAGACAACATCCCTGCCGATTTCCAGCTTCACGCCCACCACTGGATGATCCTGCACGGGCGCTATCATTGCAAGGCGCGCAAGCCGCTCTGCCCCACCTGCATTATCCGCGATCTCTGCCCGTTTGAGGACAAAACCGAATGA
- a CDS encoding adenosine kinase, with amino-acid sequence MTKYTLAGIGNAVVDVITHADDSFLDLMGIEKGIMQLIEQDRGEVLYASMTERLQTPGGAVANTIAGVGALGLPTAFIGRVHDDALGRFYAQSMADSGTDFVNAPIPDGELPTSRSMIFVSPDGERSMNTYLGISTELGPEDVPDDVASAAQFMFLEGYLFDKDKGKEAFRQASRLTRGAGGNAGIAISDPFCVDRHRADFLDMIGNELDFVIGNQHEITSLFETDDLEAALNKTADMIDLLVCTKSGDGVTIIGNGQRHDIPVETVTPVDATGAGDQFAAGFIYGLATERDLATCGRMGNLCAAEVISHIGPRPKIDMKQQFASAGLL; translated from the coding sequence ATGACCAAATACACGCTCGCTGGCATCGGCAACGCCGTTGTCGATGTGATCACCCATGCCGATGACAGCTTTCTTGATCTTATGGGGATCGAAAAGGGGATCATGCAGCTGATCGAACAGGACCGGGGCGAGGTGCTCTACGCCTCCATGACCGAACGGCTGCAAACCCCCGGCGGCGCCGTGGCCAACACCATCGCGGGCGTCGGCGCGCTGGGTCTGCCCACCGCTTTCATCGGGCGGGTCCACGACGACGCGCTGGGGCGTTTCTACGCCCAGTCCATGGCCGACAGCGGCACCGATTTCGTGAACGCGCCCATCCCCGACGGCGAACTGCCCACGTCGCGGTCGATGATCTTCGTCTCACCGGATGGCGAGCGGTCGATGAATACATATCTGGGCATCTCGACCGAACTTGGCCCCGAAGACGTGCCAGACGACGTGGCCTCAGCCGCCCAATTCATGTTCCTCGAGGGCTACCTCTTTGACAAGGACAAGGGCAAAGAGGCCTTCCGCCAGGCCTCCCGCCTCACCCGTGGCGCGGGCGGCAATGCGGGCATCGCCATCTCCGATCCCTTTTGCGTCGACCGGCACCGCGCCGATTTCCTCGACATGATCGGCAACGAATTGGACTTCGTCATCGGCAACCAGCACGAGATCACCTCGCTCTTTGAAACCGACGACCTTGAGGCCGCGCTGAACAAGACCGCCGACATGATCGACCTGCTCGTCTGCACCAAATCCGGCGACGGCGTCACCATCATCGGCAATGGCCAGCGCCACGACATCCCCGTCGAAACGGTCACACCCGTGGACGCCACAGGCGCAGGCGACCAGTTTGCCGCCGGGTTCATCTACGGGCTGGCCACGGAACGCGACCTTGCCACCTGCGGACGCATGGGCAACCTCTGTGCGGCTGAGGTGATCAGCCATATCGGCCCCCGCCCCAAAATCGACATGAAACAACAATTCGCCAGCGCGGGACTGCTCTGA
- a CDS encoding GNAT family N-acetyltransferase, translated as MLTDGYHNIPPGKVAMVVTNLEMTTPQYRGAPCPDGVTLKPMTREVAPYLDLFRRVGGPWLWYGRTIMPEQELHDILVDPDTGLYTLEKDGRPEGLLELDFSVKGACELDYFGLTPALIGTGAGAYLMDRAIEFAFARDITRFHLHTCTIDSQQALGFYKRSGFTPTGLRIEIADDPRIAHGYPRDLAPHVPIIDP; from the coding sequence ATGCTCACCGACGGATACCACAACATCCCACCCGGCAAAGTGGCCATGGTGGTCACCAACCTCGAAATGACCACGCCGCAATACCGCGGCGCACCCTGCCCCGACGGCGTCACGCTGAAACCCATGACGCGAGAGGTCGCGCCCTATCTCGACCTCTTCCGCCGCGTGGGCGGGCCGTGGCTCTGGTACGGGCGCACGATCATGCCGGAACAGGAGTTACACGACATCCTGGTGGACCCCGACACGGGCCTCTACACCCTGGAAAAAGACGGACGGCCCGAAGGCCTGCTAGAGCTTGACTTCAGTGTCAAAGGCGCGTGCGAGCTGGACTATTTCGGCCTCACACCTGCCCTGATCGGCACGGGGGCCGGGGCGTACCTGATGGACCGGGCGATCGAATTTGCCTTTGCCCGCGACATCACGCGGTTCCACCTGCACACCTGCACAATCGACAGCCAGCAGGCGCTGGGGTTTTACAAACGGTCCGGCTTCACACCGACAGGGCTGCGGATCGAAATTGCGGATGACCCGCGCATCGCGCATGGCTACCCGCGTGACCTCGCCCCCCACGTGCCCATCATCGACCCCTGA
- a CDS encoding RNA pyrophosphohydrolase, translating to MTPEEIEKLPYRKNVGVMVMNGAGLVWVGQRRDRYKDAWQMPQGGVDKGEDARTAALRELEEETSISPALVDVVAETADWLPYELPHDLIPQLWKGKYRGQKQKWFLLRFNGSDAQIDLETAHPEFSAWKWMAPADLPDAIVPFKRDVYVRVLAEFAPHL from the coding sequence ATGACCCCCGAAGAGATCGAGAAGCTGCCCTATCGCAAGAATGTGGGCGTGATGGTGATGAACGGGGCGGGGCTTGTTTGGGTGGGCCAGCGCCGGGATCGTTACAAGGACGCCTGGCAGATGCCGCAGGGCGGCGTCGACAAGGGTGAGGATGCGCGGACAGCCGCCTTGCGCGAGTTGGAGGAGGAGACGTCCATTTCACCGGCCCTGGTCGATGTGGTGGCTGAGACGGCCGATTGGCTGCCCTATGAATTGCCGCATGACCTGATCCCGCAGCTTTGGAAGGGCAAGTATCGGGGGCAGAAGCAGAAGTGGTTTCTTTTGCGCTTCAACGGATCGGACGCGCAGATTGATCTGGAAACGGCGCATCCGGAGTTTTCGGCGTGGAAGTGGATGGCCCCGGCGGACTTGCCGGACGCCATCGTGCCGTTCAAGCGCGATGTCTATGTGCGGGTTCTGGCGGAATTTGCGCCGCATTTGTGA
- a CDS encoding GNAT family N-acetyltransferase gives MDKATKCVLRDMIRGEADALGRVMFEAIQEGPGAYTPAQRTAWCAAPHAGQAWARKLAAQDVVVAEAQGAPVGFVTREGAYVDLAFVLPEWQGRGVFSALYDRIEAGGRAAGLHRLRVHASLIAQPAFAAKGFALVRHERMERLGEYLDRAEMEKTLTAPA, from the coding sequence ATGGATAAGGCAACGAAATGCGTGCTGCGCGACATGATCCGCGGCGAGGCGGATGCGCTGGGTCGGGTGATGTTCGAAGCCATTCAGGAGGGGCCGGGCGCCTACACGCCTGCGCAGCGAACGGCCTGGTGTGCCGCACCCCATGCCGGGCAGGCGTGGGCGCGCAAGCTGGCCGCGCAGGACGTTGTCGTGGCCGAGGCACAGGGCGCGCCGGTGGGGTTTGTGACGCGCGAGGGGGCCTATGTCGATCTGGCCTTTGTTCTGCCGGAGTGGCAAGGACGGGGTGTGTTTTCAGCCCTTTATGACCGCATTGAGGCGGGAGGGCGTGCCGCGGGGCTGCACCGATTGCGGGTCCATGCGTCGCTGATCGCTCAGCCTGCCTTTGCGGCGAAGGGTTTTGCCCTTGTCCGGCATGAGCGCATGGAACGGCTTGGAGAATACCTGGACCGGGCCGAGATGGAGAAAACCCTGACCGCACCCGCTTAG
- a CDS encoding NADPH-dependent 2,4-dienoyl-CoA reductase — MTAYPHMLAPLDLGFTTLKNRVLMGSMHTGLEETKDWNRVAEFYAERARGEVGLMVTGGIGPNLEGSVLPGAAMLSNAEEVASHKIVTDRVHENGGKIAMQILHAGRYAYGPMCVAPSPVKSPISPFPPAELDEDGIEKQISDIVATAGRAKEAGYDGVEIMGSEGYFLNQFLVTHTNKREDRWGGSYENRMRLPIEVVRRTRAEVGTDFIIIYRLSMIDLVPNGSTYDEVVQLAQEIEKAGATIINTGIGWHEARIPTIATSVPRAAFAWVTKKLMGKVSIPVITSNRINTPEVAEEVLATGCADMVSMARPMLADPHFVKKAMEDKSAQIAPCIACNQACLDHTFSGKISSCLVNPRACYETELQIVPAGTRKSIAIVGAGPAGLSTALTAAERGHDVTIFDRANEIGGQLNMAKQVPGKEEFWGFVDWYRTMVAEAGITVQLNTEATVETLKGYDEVIIATGVLPRDPEIPGQDGDNVHSYIDLLRHKVETGRRVAVIGAGGIGFDVSEYLVHEGESPTENLPEWMKEWGVADTEDHRSGLDPKGPQPEAPARAVTLLQRKAEKHGKRLGKTTGWIHRAALKMKDVEFVGGVNYERIDDQGLHVSFGEARENPTVIEADDVILCAGQVPERSLANALEAEGIQCHVIGGADVAAELDAKRAIDQGTRLAATL, encoded by the coding sequence ATGACAGCCTATCCGCACATGCTTGCGCCGCTAGATCTTGGCTTCACCACATTGAAAAACCGCGTGCTCATGGGCTCCATGCACACCGGGCTGGAGGAGACGAAGGACTGGAACCGCGTCGCCGAGTTCTACGCCGAACGCGCCCGCGGCGAGGTCGGCCTGATGGTCACCGGCGGCATCGGCCCCAACCTCGAAGGCTCCGTCCTGCCCGGCGCCGCGATGCTGTCGAACGCCGAAGAGGTCGCCAGCCACAAGATCGTCACCGACCGCGTGCACGAAAACGGCGGCAAGATCGCGATGCAGATCCTGCACGCGGGCCGCTACGCCTACGGCCCCATGTGCGTCGCCCCCTCGCCCGTGAAGTCGCCAATCTCTCCCTTCCCGCCCGCCGAGCTGGACGAGGACGGGATCGAAAAGCAGATCAGCGATATCGTCGCCACCGCAGGCCGCGCGAAGGAAGCGGGCTATGACGGGGTCGAGATCATGGGGTCAGAAGGCTACTTCCTCAACCAGTTCCTCGTCACCCACACCAACAAACGCGAGGACCGCTGGGGTGGCAGTTACGAGAACCGGATGCGCTTGCCCATCGAGGTGGTGCGACGCACGCGCGCGGAAGTCGGCACAGATTTCATCATCATCTACCGCCTCTCGATGATCGACCTTGTGCCCAACGGCTCGACCTATGACGAGGTCGTGCAACTCGCCCAAGAGATCGAAAAGGCGGGCGCCACGATCATCAACACCGGCATCGGCTGGCACGAGGCGCGCATTCCCACCATCGCCACTTCCGTCCCCCGCGCGGCCTTTGCTTGGGTCACCAAGAAGCTGATGGGCAAGGTGAGCATCCCCGTCATCACATCAAACCGGATCAACACCCCCGAAGTAGCCGAGGAAGTGCTGGCGACGGGCTGCGCCGACATGGTGTCGATGGCCCGGCCCATGCTCGCCGATCCGCATTTCGTCAAGAAGGCGATGGAGGACAAGTCCGCCCAGATCGCGCCCTGCATCGCCTGCAACCAGGCGTGCCTGGACCACACGTTCTCGGGCAAGATCAGTTCGTGCCTGGTGAACCCGCGGGCATGCTACGAGACCGAATTGCAGATTGTCCCCGCGGGGACACGGAAATCCATCGCCATCGTGGGCGCTGGTCCTGCCGGCCTCTCCACTGCTCTGACAGCGGCGGAACGCGGGCACGATGTGACCATCTTTGACCGTGCAAATGAGATTGGCGGGCAGTTGAACATGGCCAAGCAGGTGCCGGGCAAGGAAGAGTTCTGGGGCTTTGTGGACTGGTATCGCACGATGGTGGCGGAGGCCGGGATTACGGTGCAGCTGAACACCGAGGCGACGGTCGAGACACTGAAGGGTTATGATGAGGTTATCATTGCGACCGGTGTCCTGCCGCGTGATCCGGAGATCCCCGGTCAGGACGGCGACAACGTACATTCCTATATCGACCTGCTGCGCCACAAGGTTGAGACGGGCAGACGCGTTGCCGTGATCGGTGCGGGTGGCATCGGGTTCGATGTGTCCGAGTATCTTGTGCACGAAGGCGAAAGCCCGACCGAAAACCTGCCCGAGTGGATGAAGGAATGGGGTGTCGCCGACACCGAAGACCACCGGAGCGGCCTTGACCCCAAGGGACCGCAGCCCGAAGCGCCCGCGCGCGCCGTTACGCTGTTGCAGCGCAAGGCGGAGAAGCATGGGAAAAGGCTTGGGAAAACAACAGGTTGGATCCACCGCGCGGCATTGAAGATGAAGGATGTGGAGTTCGTGGGCGGCGTGAATTACGAGCGCATCGACGATCAGGGGCTGCACGTGTCCTTTGGCGAAGCGCGCGAGAACCCGACGGTGATCGAGGCGGATGACGTTATCCTTTGCGCCGGTCAGGTGCCGGAGCGGTCGCTTGCCAACGCGCTGGAGGCCGAAGGCATTCAGTGCCACGTGATCGGCGGCGCGGATGTTGCGGCGGAACTTGACGCCAAGCGCGCTATTGATCAGGGGACACGGCTGGCGGCAACGCTCTAG
- a CDS encoding CorA family divalent cation transporter gives MTICAFDIMPDRTDVASGDAPPEHGYRWVHFDLGDADLAGFLEAHVPSIPAAALSAPETRPRSDAFGDGLILNLRGVNMNADGPADRMVAVRMWVTAQLVVTVRVRRVFALDAMRVEAEQGKAPSTPMAFVNSLATRLMGRVQDTVFDLSERVDAMEDSVQDDDQPLPTELAEERRMAIRMRRYLAPQRDALVALVGTNSPLMAQGTRDLLREQANLAKLAVEELEGLIARMTAVQDHHTAQAALLQGHNGYVLSIVAAVFLPLGFVTGLFGVNVAGMPGLEAPWAFAALCASLAVMTVLAVWVLRRLKWI, from the coding sequence ATGACCATTTGTGCCTTCGATATCATGCCCGACCGAACAGATGTTGCATCGGGTGATGCGCCGCCGGAACACGGTTACCGCTGGGTGCATTTCGATCTCGGCGACGCGGATCTGGCAGGATTTCTGGAGGCGCATGTTCCGTCCATTCCTGCCGCTGCTCTGAGCGCCCCCGAAACGCGGCCCCGGTCAGATGCGTTTGGTGACGGTCTGATCCTCAACCTGCGGGGCGTCAACATGAACGCCGACGGGCCTGCCGACCGGATGGTGGCCGTGCGGATGTGGGTGACGGCACAGCTGGTGGTGACGGTGCGGGTACGGCGGGTCTTTGCCCTTGATGCGATGCGCGTCGAGGCCGAACAGGGCAAGGCCCCCAGCACGCCCATGGCGTTTGTGAACTCTCTTGCCACTCGGCTGATGGGGCGGGTGCAGGATACTGTGTTTGACCTGTCGGAACGCGTGGACGCCATGGAAGACAGCGTTCAGGACGACGACCAGCCGCTGCCGACCGAACTGGCGGAGGAGCGGCGGATGGCCATACGAATGCGTCGGTATCTGGCGCCGCAGCGCGACGCCCTTGTGGCACTTGTGGGCACCAACAGCCCGCTGATGGCGCAGGGCACGCGCGACCTTCTGCGCGAGCAGGCGAACCTGGCCAAGCTGGCTGTCGAGGAATTGGAGGGCCTGATCGCCCGGATGACGGCGGTGCAGGACCATCACACCGCGCAGGCCGCCTTGTTGCAGGGGCACAATGGCTATGTGCTGTCGATTGTCGCCGCCGTGTTTCTGCCACTTGGCTTTGTCACGGGGCTGTTTGGCGTCAACGTGGCGGGTATGCCGGGGCTTGAGGCCCCGTGGGCCTTTGCCGCGCTGTGCGCATCGCTTGCGGTGATGACCGTGCTGGCCGTCTGGGTGCTGCGTCGGCTCAAGTGGATCTGA
- a CDS encoding DUF4399 domain-containing protein, with translation MKTFVKAVTFATVLATPVFAQDTPAPADARVYFVNISDGDTVSSPVTVIFGLEGMGVAPAGTEADNTGHHHILLNRPPLGEGPEGAEELEFGLPADENHIHFGGGQTQVTLDLPSGEHTMQLVLGDLNHVPHADPVVSDVITITVE, from the coding sequence ATGAAAACCTTTGTCAAAGCCGTGACTTTTGCAACAGTGTTGGCCACGCCAGTATTCGCGCAGGACACGCCCGCACCGGCGGATGCGCGCGTCTACTTTGTGAACATCTCGGACGGTGACACGGTATCGTCGCCTGTCACCGTGATCTTCGGGCTCGAAGGGATGGGCGTCGCCCCCGCCGGGACCGAGGCCGACAATACCGGCCACCACCACATCCTTCTGAACCGCCCACCGCTGGGTGAGGGGCCTGAGGGCGCGGAAGAGCTGGAATTTGGCCTGCCCGCTGATGAAAACCATATCCACTTCGGCGGCGGTCAGACGCAGGTGACGCTGGATCTGCCCTCGGGCGAGCACACGATGCAGCTGGTGTTGGGCGACCTGAACCACGTCCCCCACGCCGATCCGGTGGTCAGTGACGTGATCACGATCACGGTCGAATAA
- a CDS encoding RNA polymerase sigma factor, which produces MAEVHPRLWRYAVSLTGRRDWADDLVQTTCLRALDKSDQFEPGTHLDRWMFRMAQRIWLNELRSRKVRTGGGLVPVEEIDLPDKAPGAETNILARDVLNRVNGLPEAQRQAVVLVYVEGYAYKEAAEIMEIPIGTVMSRLAAARKRLNTEMAGDRAQVQ; this is translated from the coding sequence ATGGCAGAGGTACATCCACGCCTCTGGCGCTATGCCGTGTCGTTGACCGGGCGTCGCGATTGGGCTGACGATCTGGTGCAGACCACGTGCCTTCGCGCGCTGGACAAGTCCGACCAGTTCGAGCCGGGCACCCATCTGGACCGTTGGATGTTCCGCATGGCCCAGCGCATCTGGTTGAACGAGTTGCGGTCCCGCAAGGTGCGCACCGGTGGCGGGCTGGTGCCTGTCGAAGAGATCGACCTACCTGATAAAGCCCCCGGAGCGGAAACGAATATTCTGGCGCGTGACGTGTTGAACAGGGTGAACGGACTTCCCGAGGCCCAACGTCAGGCCGTGGTTCTGGTCTATGTAGAGGGGTACGCTTACAAGGAAGCGGCCGAGATTATGGAGATACCCATCGGCACGGTGATGAGCCGTCTGGCGGCCGCCCGCAAGCGGCTGAACACCGAGATGGCCGGGGATAGGGCACAGGTTCAATGA
- a CDS encoding anti-sigma factor family protein — protein sequence MTQVRAFSDEELTAYLDGEANDALHAEIDAALEADPAVADQLAMLDIPMVPIAEAYEALLQDAPPMPDLPEAAPVATPARGRWAWGVGTFATGLAAGLAVAMFTGFGTPEPAPRGWVSFVASYQVLYTPETLAIAQPTAEEAAVQLAAVSDALGIDVTGLPEAQGLTFKRAQVLGFNDKPLVQIAFARADGTPVALCIIPAGPDAAPVSMGAAEGMDLARWNTPGFGFLLIGGTDAAPLAEEAETFQSWSADIAI from the coding sequence ATGACACAGGTGCGTGCATTTTCCGATGAAGAGCTGACCGCCTACCTGGATGGGGAGGCGAACGACGCCCTGCATGCCGAGATTGATGCCGCGCTGGAGGCGGATCCGGCTGTGGCCGATCAGCTTGCGATGCTGGATATTCCGATGGTCCCGATTGCCGAAGCCTATGAGGCGCTGTTGCAGGACGCGCCACCGATGCCCGACTTGCCCGAAGCGGCGCCCGTTGCGACGCCTGCGCGTGGCCGCTGGGCCTGGGGTGTGGGCACCTTTGCAACCGGGTTGGCCGCTGGGCTGGCCGTGGCGATGTTCACGGGGTTCGGGACACCCGAACCTGCGCCGCGCGGTTGGGTGTCTTTCGTGGCGTCCTACCAGGTGCTTTACACGCCCGAGACGTTGGCGATTGCCCAGCCCACGGCAGAGGAGGCGGCGGTGCAGCTTGCCGCCGTGTCGGATGCGCTGGGGATTGATGTCACCGGCCTGCCCGAAGCGCAGGGCCTGACCTTCAAACGGGCGCAGGTGCTGGGGTTCAACGACAAGCCGCTGGTGCAGATCGCCTTTGCCCGCGCCGATGGAACGCCTGTTGCCTTGTGCATCATTCCGGCCGGGCCCGATGCCGCCCCCGTCAGCATGGGGGCCGCAGAGGGGATGGATCTGGCCCGCTGGAACACGCCCGGTTTTGGCTTTCTGCTGATTGGCGGGACCGATGCCGCGCCGCTGGCCGAAGAGGCCGAAACCTTCCAATCCTGGAGTGCGGATATCGCCATCTGA
- a CDS encoding LysR family transcriptional regulator, whose protein sequence is MDRLTEMEAFATVVDQGGFTDAAKKMGISKSAVSKHVSSLEARLGARLLNRTTRRVSPTEIGLAYYDRARRVLNDAGEADSLVTSMQSAPSGLLRISVATDFGVNHLSPRLSEFLADFPDITVNMVLNNRYVELISEGFDMAVRIGELEDSTLRARKLTETTKRMIASPKYFEQYGRPQKIDDLNAHKLLHYSNQSSGNVWKLTAPSGEKRQVRTAGWLSVNDGQSLLNAAISGLGIAYLPSFLYADALEQGLVEDAIPDLPIETQGIYAVYPPGRFTQPKVRAFIDFLVHAFAEKGPSDW, encoded by the coding sequence ATGGATCGCCTTACAGAAATGGAAGCCTTTGCCACGGTCGTGGATCAGGGCGGTTTTACCGATGCGGCCAAGAAGATGGGGATTTCGAAATCCGCCGTCTCAAAGCACGTGTCGTCGCTGGAGGCCCGTCTGGGTGCCCGCCTGCTGAACCGTACGACCCGCCGCGTGAGCCCGACCGAGATCGGTCTGGCTTACTACGACCGTGCCCGCCGTGTTCTGAACGACGCGGGCGAGGCGGATTCGCTGGTGACGTCCATGCAGTCGGCGCCCTCGGGCCTGCTGCGCATTTCTGTCGCGACGGATTTTGGGGTCAACCACCTGTCGCCACGATTGTCGGAGTTTCTGGCCGATTTTCCGGACATCACGGTGAACATGGTGCTGAACAACCGCTATGTCGAGCTGATCTCGGAAGGCTTTGACATGGCCGTGCGCATTGGCGAGCTGGAGGACAGCACCCTGCGCGCCCGCAAGCTGACCGAGACGACCAAGCGTATGATCGCGTCGCCCAAGTATTTCGAGCAATATGGGCGCCCGCAAAAGATCGACGATCTGAACGCGCACAAGCTGCTTCATTATTCCAACCAGTCGTCGGGCAATGTCTGGAAGCTGACCGCGCCGTCGGGGGAAAAGCGCCAGGTGCGCACCGCCGGTTGGCTGAGTGTGAATGACGGACAGTCGCTGTTGAATGCGGCCATTTCGGGTCTGGGCATTGCGTATCTGCCCAGTTTCCTTTACGCCGACGCGCTGGAGCAGGGGTTGGTCGAGGATGCGATCCCCGATCTGCCGATCGAGACGCAGGGCATCTATGCCGTGTATCCGCCCGGTCGCTTCACCCAGCCCAAAGTGCGAGCGTTTATTGATTTCCTGGTCCACGCCTTTGCTGAAAAGGGTCCGTCTGACTGGTAA
- a CDS encoding MFS transporter — protein MSIFQKRDFAGLLLANTILGAAFPVQLILGGLAGLMLAPSPTLATLPSSVQTLAGMVAAAPFSLLMGRFGRRVGFALGGLMTLLGAILATQALISQSFILLCAAHFLMGAGWASFQYFRFAAGEAVETNWRPVAISLMMSSLLIAAIVGPQVFIAAKDLLAPIPFAGAYAATGLIAVLGIVPLGLVRMPRRKREPTDEPPNKFASLAALRRPAIRQAIGIAAVSQGVMVFLMIPTPIAMVGCGFSKATASDVVRWHIVAMFAPSFFTGFLIKRFGAQTIATIGLVTIATAAIAAALGLSALHFYGSLIVLGVGWNFGFVGGTAMLDAAVSESEKAAVQGANDTIIALISTICAFAAGFVVSSVGWAVLAMISGGIILVAIAALAFDRNTSQKVKSGP, from the coding sequence GTGTCCATTTTTCAAAAACGCGACTTCGCTGGCCTATTGCTTGCGAACACGATTCTCGGAGCGGCATTTCCTGTTCAGCTCATCCTCGGAGGCTTGGCGGGGCTGATGCTGGCACCAAGCCCGACGCTTGCCACACTCCCGTCATCTGTTCAGACCTTGGCGGGCATGGTTGCCGCTGCACCCTTTTCGCTCTTGATGGGGCGGTTCGGCAGGCGAGTTGGCTTTGCCTTGGGTGGTTTGATGACGCTCCTCGGAGCGATCTTGGCCACCCAGGCTCTGATTTCTCAAAGCTTTATCCTGCTGTGCGCAGCACACTTCCTGATGGGCGCTGGATGGGCATCGTTCCAGTATTTTCGGTTCGCTGCCGGAGAGGCCGTTGAAACGAACTGGCGGCCCGTGGCGATTTCGCTGATGATGAGTTCTCTGCTGATCGCCGCTATTGTTGGCCCACAAGTGTTCATTGCCGCGAAAGACTTACTCGCGCCCATCCCTTTTGCTGGCGCATATGCAGCGACAGGTCTGATTGCTGTGCTTGGCATTGTTCCCCTTGGCCTGGTTCGCATGCCTCGACGAAAGAGGGAACCGACCGATGAACCACCAAATAAGTTCGCCTCTCTCGCCGCTCTCCGCCGCCCCGCCATCAGGCAGGCCATTGGCATCGCCGCCGTGTCGCAGGGTGTCATGGTGTTTCTAATGATCCCAACACCGATTGCCATGGTCGGATGCGGGTTCAGTAAGGCTACCGCGAGCGACGTTGTGCGTTGGCATATTGTTGCAATGTTCGCCCCAAGCTTCTTTACCGGGTTTTTGATCAAGCGGTTCGGGGCGCAAACCATTGCGACCATCGGGCTTGTCACCATAGCCACGGCGGCAATTGCAGCCGCGCTTGGTCTTTCCGCGCTGCACTTCTACGGATCGCTGATCGTTCTTGGCGTTGGATGGAATTTCGGGTTCGTCGGAGGCACGGCAATGCTCGACGCCGCTGTGTCTGAGAGCGAGAAAGCTGCCGTGCAGGGGGCCAACGACACGATCATTGCGTTGATCTCTACCATCTGCGCCTTCGCTGCAGGGTTCGTCGTTTCAAGCGTGGGATGGGCCGTTCTCGCCATGATCTCTGGCGGCATCATTCTAGTTGCTATTGCTGCGTTGGCTTTTGATCGGAATACCTCACAGAAGGTCAAGAGCGGACCTTGA